The Amycolatopsis umgeniensis DNA segment TCGTAGCGATCCGTCCTCAAGACTTGACCCGATTGCTGCGTTTCTACGAGGTACCCGACGCTGAGGCTGATCGCATCCGGATGCTGGCCGCGCAAGCGAAAGGCGGGCCCGTGGCGGGGATCCTCGCGAACCGCGACTACCTCACGCTCCTGAAGGCAGAGCGCGAGGCCGTGGAGATTCTCGGCTGTTACAGCGAGCGCCTTCCCAACCTGTTCCAGTGTGAGCCGTACATCATGAAGCAGTACGAAGTCGAGGGAGCCCTTTACGACTTCACATCCGTGCTCGAGGCACGCCAGGAGCGGGAAGCGCTGTTTCAGAGCGACAGGCCGCCACGGTACCGGGCGTTGTTCAGCCCGTCGTCGTTCGATCGGCTTCCCGGCGGCCGGAAGGCCGGGCTTTACCGCGAGCAGATCCAGCATCTGCGACGGATGATGGACGACTACGCAGATCACCTCTTCGTACACGTGGTGCCCTTCGAGGCCAACCTGGCTTACTGGCCCCATGACCTGACAATCCTGAGGCTCGACGGACAGGGCAAGGACATGGTCTACCACGAGTACGCCGGCGGCCCTGCCCGGATCTATCGCGGACGTCAGCAGGTCGAGAGCCACATCGGAGAGTGGGAGAAGGTGTTCCGGCAGGCGCTCAGCATCGAAGACAGCAGGGCCGCCCTCCTCGAGATGCACGACGCGGCTTCACGGTGGTGAGAGCCTTGGCTGTAACGAGGGCCCGACAGCAATCCGCCCTCGACGAGCGCGATCCCACTTATTCGCTAACATCGGAGAATATTCCGGAAGGCGACGACGGGGAGGCTCGGCCGATGTCCGAGAGAAAGTCTGATCCGGTTCCACCAGAAGGTGTCGACTTGAATCGACCGAGCGTCGCTCGGGTATACGACTATTACCTGGGAGGTACCGCCAACTGGGCGGTAGACCGCGACTTCGGCGATCGCGTGCGGTCAAAATTTCCACTGGTGAGGGATATCGCCCTGGCCAACCGCCAATTACTCAACCGGGTGGTCCGGCATTTGACCAAACGAGGTGTACGACAGTTCCTCGACATCGGCGCCGGCGTCCCGACCGCGGGCAACACACACCAGGTGGCCGACGAGGCACAGCGCGAAGCTGGCGCGACGCCGGACGTGCGCGTCGTTTACGTCGACAACGACCCGGTGGCGGTCGCGCACGCCAACATGCTCCTGAATCGGGAAGGTGACGCGTCCCGGCAGACCGTTGTCGAGGGCGACCTTCGCGATCCGGACGAGCTGTGGCGGCAAGCGATCGACACCCAATTGCTTGACCCGGATGAGCCGATCGCCTTGCTGCTCATCGCAGTACTTCACTTTCATCAACCAGACAGGGACGGCAACGATACCAGTCCCGAATCCGTCGCTCGATTCCGAGAACTGCTGCCGCGAGGCTCTTATATCGCGATATCACATGTAACCGACGAAGGTGTGCCAGAGGCGTCATCCAAGAGCCTTGCCGAGCTCAAACGAATGTACGACGAATCCAGCAGCAGTAACGTCATCCTACGGACGCGTGAACAAATCTCGGCGCTACTCGACGATTTCGAGATCATCGAACCGGGCTGGGTGTGGACACCGGACTGGCATCCGGAGGAGACCGGCCCGACCGCCCGTCCGGTGTCGTTCAACTCGTCGAATGAAGCGGTGGTCTGGGCGGGTGTGGGACAGAAGCCGTAGCCCTGACGGGAAACGCCGACTGGGCACCCGCCGGCGAGCTTCTCCTCGCCGGAAACCAGCACGCTGCCGCACTCCAGGCCGACGTCACCCACCCGGCCGACGTCCGTGCGGTCTTCGCCCGCTACCGCGTCGCCACGGTCTCCGGAAGCTGCCTCGCGCTCACTCACCTGGCCCGCGCACGGAATCTTCCTGCGCGTCGTCCGCGATTCGACAGTAACCCGCTTGGCCTAACAGCTCTGAGTCCGCGCAGGTCACGATCATGACCGCACTGCGACGCGGGAGTGGCGACGGTCTTCTACTCCATGAGAAGCCGAGTTGAAGACCGCGTTGGTTCCGACGCACGGCGAGGCGGTTTGTATCGTGGTGGCTGTTCTCGGTTCAGTAGCGCAGCCGGTGTCGTCGTGGATCAGCGAAACCCGGAGGTGTGGTGAGTGGCCGACGTGGTCAACGGATGGGGCTCGGTGCCTGATGGTGTGACACCCGCCCAAGCGAGGGTGTCCTGGGTGCCGGGGAACGCGATGGTGATCGCGTTGACCGGTGACCTGGACTCCACTTCGGTGCCCGTTCTCGCCTCGGCAGCAGCCCTGGTACTGGAGCGGGTCCCGCGGCCAGGGGTGATCGTGATCGACCTGGACGCGGTCACATTCCTGACCGTGGCCGGGATCCACGCGTTGCACCACGCCACCGACACCGCCGCGGCAGCGGGTGTCACGGTGCGGATCGCCCGCGGCCGCGACCGAGTCGTGGACCGCGCGTTGACCGCGACCGGCGCCGACGCTGTCCTGGACAGCTACCCCGACCGGCTCGCCGCCCTCGCCGCCGGCATCCGCGGCGAGTTCGACAACCTCATCCGCCATTCCTGACAAGACAGTCGTCCCTTCCCGACTTGGTCACGGACCCGCAGCGCGATCGTTTCGACATCATGCAGCAACGCCTCAGCGGCAGGCGTCCGGCAGACCGGGCAGCAGTTTGTCCAGGGTGATCGGCAGGTCGCGGACGCGGACGCCGGTGGCGTGATGGACGGCGTTGGCGATGGCCGCCGCGGTACCGACGATGCCGATTTCACCGATTCCTTTGCTGCCCATGGGGTTCACGCGAGGATCGACCTCGTCGAGCCATTCGGCGCGCAGGTCTTCGACGTCCGCGTTGGTCGCGATGTGGTACTCGGCGAGATCGTGGTTGACGACATGCCCGAAACGCGGGTCCAGGACGCTGTTCTCGTGCAACGCCATGGAAAGACCCATCGTCATTCCGCCGAGGAACTGCGATCGCGCCGTGACGGGGTTGATGATGCGTCCCGCGTCAAAGGTGCCATGGAGTCGTGACACCCGTATTTCCCCGGTGTCGGCGTCGACCCGTACCTCGGCGAACTGCGCGCCGAACGCATACATCGCGTAGTCGTCTTCGGCCGGATTGCCCGGAGTGTCGGCACTGATTTCGTCACCCTCGTCGGGCTCGGTACCGAACTTGTCCCGGAACGCCCGCGCGGACGCGACGAGGGCCGACCCCCAGGACGCGGTCCCGGTGGACCCGCCGGCAACGGTCGCGGCCGGGTAGACCGTGTCACCGATGCGGACGTCGACCGATTCAGTGGCCACGTCCAGTGCGTCGGCGGTGATCTGCGGCAGGACCGTCCACGCGCCGGTGCCCAGGTCGGCGGCGCCGATCTCCGCGGTGTAGCGGCCGTTCTCGAACCGGATCACGGCGGTGGAACCGGGCATGCGCTTCGCCGGGTGAACGGAGGCGGCCACGCCCGTGCCGATCAGCCATCGACCTTCTCGCCGACTGCCGGGGCGGGGATCCCGTTCCGTCCATCCGAAGCGTTCGGCGCCCGTCCGCAGGCAAGCCACAAGGTGACGGCTGGAGAACGGGTTGCCGGTCTCGGGATCGCGCTCCGGTTCGTTGAGCACGCGCAACTCGATGGGATCGAGGCCGAGCGCGACGGCGAGTTCGTCCATCGCGACTTCGGGGCCGAACATACCGGGACATTCGCCCGGCGCACGCATCCAAGACGGCACCGGCACATCGAGCGCGGCCAATCGATGAGAAGTCGCCCGGTTCGGTACGGCGTACATCATCCGCGTGGGTGCGGCGGTCTGTTCGGCGTACTCCTTGATCCGCGACGTCTGTTCGACGACGTCCATGCTGAGGGCCCGCAGCCTGCCGTCGCGGTCGGCGCCGAGCCGGACGCGCTGAATCGTGGGGGTGCGATAACCGGTGAGGCTGAACATCTGCTGCCGGGTCACCGCCAGTTTGACCGGCCGTCCGGGCAGGGCCCGTGCGGCCATCGCCGCGAGCACCACGTTGGCGTGCGGAGTGCCTTTCGATCCGAAGCCGCCGCCGACGTAAGGGCAGATCACCCGGACCCGCTCGCCGGGCAATCCGAACACTTCCGCGACCGTGGACCGCATCGGGTGAACGCCTTGGGTCGAGTCCCACAAGGTCAGTGTTTCGTTGTCCCACAACGCGGTGGTGGCGTGCGGTTCCAGGGGGTTGTTGTGGTACATCGCCGTCGTGTAGGTCTCGGTCACGGTCACCGCGGCGTCGTGGAGCGCGGTCTCGACGTCGCCTTCGGAAGTGTCGGACGGGAAATCCGCGTTGAGGATGTCCGGCTTGTACAGGTCGGATCGGTCCGCCGCGAACCGGGTGTCGTACGGCTGGGCGTCGTACTCCACGTCCACCAGTCCGGCGGCGTGCCGCGCGATTTCCGAGGTCTCGGCCAGCACGAGGGCGATCACCTGACCGCGGAAGGCGACATCCCGATCCTGCAGGACCGCCAGTTCGGCGTCTTCGGTCGAGGCGAGCCGCTCCGCGGTCAAGGGCGTGATCACGCGGAGAACACCTTCGAGGGCTTCCGCTTTTCCGGTATCGAACCGGACGCATTCGCCCCTGGCGACGTCGGCCTGAATGAGATGGCCGTACGCGGGCCGCTCGACCTGGGCTTCGTAGGCATACGGGGCCGTGCCGGTGACCTTCTTCCGTCCGTCGTCGCGAGTCCGGGCCTGGCCGATCGCACGCGGCTCCAGCAGTCCGGTCATCCTTCACCCTCCCTGGCCGTCAGGTCTCGCAGTACCGCGGCCATGGTGCGCGCCGCGAGCGGGATCTTGAACGCGTTGCCGCCATCGAGACCGTCCAACGGACGCGCGTCGGCGAGTTCGGCCTCGGCGGCCATCCGGAAAAGGTGGTCATCGGGCCTTCCGCCGCGGAGGACCTCTTCGGCACGGAGCGCGCGCCAGGGTTTGTGCGCCACTCCCCCGAAAGCGATCCTGACATCGTCGATCTTTCCGTCCGATTCGGACATCGCGGCGGCGACGGAAACGAGCGCGAAGGTATAGGAGGCCCGATCTCGGACCTTGCGGTAGGCCGACCGGCGGGTCCAGGGGGCGGGCAGGCTGATTTCGGTGATGAGCTCGCCGTGCTCCAGCACGGTGTCGTGTTCCGGATGGTCACCCGGCAGCCGGTGCAATTCGACGAACGGGACGCTTCGCGTGCCCGACGGACCGAGTACGCGCACCTGCGCCTCCAGCACCGACAACGCGACCGCCATGTCCGATGGATGTGTCGCGGCGCACCGTTCGGACGCCCCGAGGATCGCGTGGTGACGCGTGTAACCGTCGAGTGCGGAACAGCCGGAGCCGGGTGATCGCTTGTTGCACGGCGTCGTGACGTCCTGGAAGTACACGCATCGAGTGCGCTGCAAAGGATTTCCGCCGACGGTCGCCATATTCCGCAGCTGCGGTGAGGCACCCGACAACAGTGCCTCGGCCAGGACGGGATACCGCTCGAGCACACGACGGTCGGCCGCCAGATCGCTGTTGCGCACGCCAGCCCCGATCACCAAGCAACCGTCGCCGCTCTCGTGAATTTCTGTGGAGATGACACCGGTGACGTCGACGACGCGGGCCGGGTGCGTGATACCGAGCTTCAGATGGTCGACCAGGTTGGTCCCGCCGCCCAGGAAGACCGCTGTGGGGTCGCATGCCACGGTTTGCACGGCGTCGGCGGCGGTGGCCGCCCGGGTGAAGGTGAACGGTCTCATTCACTCGCCCCCGTCCGGTGGATGGCCGCGACGATGCCGTCGTAGGCGCCGCAACGGCAGAGGTTGCCGCTCATCCGTTCGGCGACTTCGGCTTCCGTCCACTGTGGAGCCGCGGTCACCGGCGTGGTGACATGACTGGGCGAACCGTCGCGGAATTCCGCCAGCAATCCCGCCGCCGAGCAGATCTGCCCAGGGGTGCAGTAGCCGCATTGCTAGGCGTCACACGCCAGAAAAGCCTTTTGCAACGGATTCAAGTCACCCTCGGCGGCCATACCGGCGGCCGTGGTGACATCGGCGCCTTCGCAGGTCACGGCGAGCACCAGGCAGGCCAGTATCCGGCGGCCGTCGAGCAGAACCGTGCAGGCTCCACACTGGCCGTGATCGCATCCTTTTTTCACACTGTGCACATCGAGGTGCTCTTGCACCAGGTCCAGCAAGGTTCGACGGGGATCTACGGTCGACCGGTACGCGATCCCGTCCACACGCAGATCGATCGTGTACGCCTCGACAGCCGGGTCGGCTGTGGCCACATCCTCACCGCCTCGTCCCTTGATCCTCTGTGTCGAGCGATACCCCGCTTTCATCGCTCCGAAACCGGCACCGGAAAGCCATGTATGTACGGGAAGACGCCAAGGCTTTCCACGGAAAGCTTCAACGAACTCGAAGGGAGCAAGACCAAGGCATGGGCATCGATCGCGGAACTAGGCAAAGCCGGGCCGCGCCCACTCGACGCACAGATATCGACCTTTTGGACGCACTGCCACACCTGGCACTGTTCGACATCACCCAGCTCGGGGTGAAGCTCGTGTAGATACTGTGTGCCCCCGGTGAGATTCGAACTCACACTGGACGGGTTTTGAATCCGGCCAGGAAGTAACCCACCACCTGTGACGACGTCGATGCGACCACCGTTTTGGGGGTGAGGCGGGGGTGTGCGTCCGTCTGAACGCCCTTTCAGGGGCACATCGAGCATGTCCAGGACGGATGTCAGTCGCCCCCCGCCAGCCGCACTGAGACCTGTACCCCTCCCGGTCTAGCTCGGGAGCGGCACAAGATGCTGGCAGGTGGTGGAACTACCAGGGCGACAGCCATTCTCTACGCTACGTAACCAAATCGGTCAAACACTAACCGTTGGTTAGCAACTACACATAGGGCTCCTGGGAAACCCGGGAAACAAACTCGCAAACCCGCAAATCTACCAACGTTGAATATTAGCTCTTTGTGCAGCTCAAAGGCACTTTCCGAGCCAGCGGAGTCACCAGATGTGAGTGCGACTCACATCCGGTGAACGGTAAAACTCGCCACCCGCCATCTGTCAGCATGTTTGGTCGACCGCTACGAAACGTCACCATAGCGGGCCGCCATTCGCGGCCTGCCGACTCCCACGAGCGGAAGGATACGATCGCACCATGCCTGAAGAGGAGCTGACGCAGCGCGTTGCCCGTCTTGAACGCCAGGTGGCCGAACTGGCCGAACGCTCGGCCGACGCCACGGCGGGGCGCGTACTCGCGGCAGGCGCCGATCGGGACGTCGCAGAAGTCCGCGCGGAGCTACGAGCCCACACAGGAACGCTCAATACCCTGCGCGAGGACCAGATCGACCTCCGGGAGGAGATGCGCCGCGGGTTCACCGCCGCCAACACGTCCCTTCAGCAAATCGTCGTCCTGCTTGAGGCGACCGGACAGGAAGACGGCAAATAACCCCGGTGCTAGACGGCGTCTCGAACCCACATGAC contains these protein-coding regions:
- a CDS encoding Scr1 family TA system antitoxin-like transcriptional regulator, translated to MSREAVNARRELGASLKKAREAIGCPQKRAAAALDCTQPKINKIENDLVAIRPQDLTRLLRFYEVPDAEADRIRMLAAQAKGGPVAGILANRDYLTLLKAEREAVEILGCYSERLPNLFQCEPYIMKQYEVEGALYDFTSVLEARQEREALFQSDRPPRYRALFSPSSFDRLPGGRKAGLYREQIQHLRRMMDDYADHLFVHVVPFEANLAYWPHDLTILRLDGQGKDMVYHEYAGGPARIYRGRQQVESHIGEWEKVFRQALSIEDSRAALLEMHDAASRW
- a CDS encoding SAM-dependent methyltransferase; protein product: MSERKSDPVPPEGVDLNRPSVARVYDYYLGGTANWAVDRDFGDRVRSKFPLVRDIALANRQLLNRVVRHLTKRGVRQFLDIGAGVPTAGNTHQVADEAQREAGATPDVRVVYVDNDPVAVAHANMLLNREGDASRQTVVEGDLRDPDELWRQAIDTQLLDPDEPIALLLIAVLHFHQPDRDGNDTSPESVARFRELLPRGSYIAISHVTDEGVPEASSKSLAELKRMYDESSSSNVILRTREQISALLDDFEIIEPGWVWTPDWHPEETGPTARPVSFNSSNEAVVWAGVGQKP
- a CDS encoding STAS domain-containing protein produces the protein MADVVNGWGSVPDGVTPAQARVSWVPGNAMVIALTGDLDSTSVPVLASAAALVLERVPRPGVIVIDLDAVTFLTVAGIHALHHATDTAAAAGVTVRIARGRDRVVDRALTATGADAVLDSYPDRLAALAAGIRGEFDNLIRHS
- a CDS encoding xanthine dehydrogenase family protein molybdopterin-binding subunit, translated to MTGLLEPRAIGQARTRDDGRKKVTGTAPYAYEAQVERPAYGHLIQADVARGECVRFDTGKAEALEGVLRVITPLTAERLASTEDAELAVLQDRDVAFRGQVIALVLAETSEIARHAAGLVDVEYDAQPYDTRFAADRSDLYKPDILNADFPSDTSEGDVETALHDAAVTVTETYTTAMYHNNPLEPHATTALWDNETLTLWDSTQGVHPMRSTVAEVFGLPGERVRVICPYVGGGFGSKGTPHANVVLAAMAARALPGRPVKLAVTRQQMFSLTGYRTPTIQRVRLGADRDGRLRALSMDVVEQTSRIKEYAEQTAAPTRMMYAVPNRATSHRLAALDVPVPSWMRAPGECPGMFGPEVAMDELAVALGLDPIELRVLNEPERDPETGNPFSSRHLVACLRTGAERFGWTERDPRPGSRREGRWLIGTGVAASVHPAKRMPGSTAVIRFENGRYTAEIGAADLGTGAWTVLPQITADALDVATESVDVRIGDTVYPAATVAGGSTGTASWGSALVASARAFRDKFGTEPDEGDEISADTPGNPAEDDYAMYAFGAQFAEVRVDADTGEIRVSRLHGTFDAGRIINPVTARSQFLGGMTMGLSMALHENSVLDPRFGHVVNHDLAEYHIATNADVEDLRAEWLDEVDPRVNPMGSKGIGEIGIVGTAAAIANAVHHATGVRVRDLPITLDKLLPGLPDACR
- a CDS encoding FAD binding domain-containing protein, translating into MRPFTFTRAATAADAVQTVACDPTAVFLGGGTNLVDHLKLGITHPARVVDVTGVISTEIHESGDGCLVIGAGVRNSDLAADRRVLERYPVLAEALLSGASPQLRNMATVGGNPLQRTRCVYFQDVTTPCNKRSPGSGCSALDGYTRHHAILGASERCAATHPSDMAVALSVLEAQVRVLGPSGTRSVPFVELHRLPGDHPEHDTVLEHGELITEISLPAPWTRRSAYRKVRDRASYTFALVSVAAAMSESDGKIDDVRIAFGGVAHKPWRALRAEEVLRGGRPDDHLFRMAAEAELADARPLDGLDGGNAFKIPLAARTMAAVLRDLTAREGEG